A segment of the Manihot esculenta cultivar AM560-2 chromosome 13, M.esculenta_v8, whole genome shotgun sequence genome:
gaattgaggtggacaaagccaaaatcgacaccatcaaaaatctgccctacccaaccagcattagggagattcgatcattccttggacatgctggtttttacaggaggtttatcaaggatttttctaaaataactcagcctctttgcagattgttacagcaggatgtaccattcaactttgatgacagctgcaaatcagcctttgatttgatcaaatcactcctaatttctgccccagtcatccagccacctgattggacccttccatttgagatcatgtgtgatgccagcaactttgctataggtgcagtattgggacagcgcataggtaactctcctcatgtcattcattatgcctcacgcaccctagatgctgcacaatgcaattattccaccacggaaaaagagttgctggctgttgtgtttgcattggagaagtttAGACCCTACCTACTTGGTACAAAGGTGATTATatactcagatcatgctgcactaaggtatttaatcaagaaaaaagagtccaaacctaggctggtgagatggatattgctgttacaagagtttgacttggagatccgtgacaagaaaggcaaggagaaccttgtggctgatcacctcagcagaattctgaccgagatggagacatgccccatcaatgagaccttccccgatgagcacctctttgttgtccaagaagaggaaccatggtatgctgatattgttaacttccttgccataggtgatttgcccactgatttgcccaaacacataagagacaagatcaagaaagaggcaaggtattatgtgtgggatgagccttacctatggaagcattgtgcagaccaagtcataaggagatgcatcccaaaccatgagatcacatctgtcctaactttctgccactcttacagctgtggaggtcactttgggccacgcaagacagccttgaaagtccttgaaagtggattattttggcctaacatatttagagatgcttatttattttgtaggtcatgtgcaagatgccaacaaacgggaaaccttggcaaaagaagtgaaatgccacaagcacccattatggtgtgtgaaatctttgacatatggggcattgacttcatgggaccattcccaccttcctttggcaacacctacatactacttgctgtggattatgtgtctaagtggattgaggccaaagcaacaagagctgatgatgcaaaaacagtgtgtgattttgtaaaatcccacattttctcaagatttggactGCCCAAAGCCATgatcagtgaccgaggcacccatttttgcaacaaggtagtagaaactctcctcaagaagcaccatgtcatccatagaacatctactgcctatcatcctcaaaccAATGGGCTGGCTGAAGTGTCAAATAGAGAGATCAAGTCCATCTTGGAGAAAATGGTCTGCCCAAATCGAAAGGACTGGAGTACacgcctcaatgatgccttatgggcatatagaacagcatacaaaactccaattgggatgtctccatataggctgatttatgggaaagcatgccatctacctgtggaacttgaacataaagcctattgggctgtgaagagctgtaatcttgatgaaaaagaagctggagttaacagaaaattccagattcaagagcttgaggagatccggcgtgatgcatatgaagcttcatgggattataaAGCAAGGACCAAAGCTTACCATGACAAGaacatctccagaaaacacttccaggttggtgataaggttttgctctttgattccaggttcaaattattccctggaaagcttcggtctaggtggattgggccattttTGGTTGAGCATGTttatccacatggagctgttgacattagaagcccacaaacaagcaaagttttcaaagttaatgggcatcgtttgaagagattctatgaaagttttactgtccatgttgtggaggaggttcccttggatcccccttcccaagactgctgagcaagacactgaagtccagcccaagacagaaaacagggcgctactgggaggcagcccagaggcagtgatttgcccagtgatttgcccaatactTGCTCAAATCGCCGGGAAAATCGACTGAATGTACCATAGTCacaagtgatcggggcagtgatttgcccaattgcccagataatttgaccaagatcaccggtccaatcgcaaaatcaagcacatcatcagaaaagggcgtgaacagtaccagcccagcaactgcaaaggagaagcggtctggccaagtgatttgcccactgcttacccaaatcactgggcaaatcaccctgtcataaatccagagggccagcatttaatgatcagggcagatCACATTCCCTAATCACTTTaagtagtcttttcttttatttttaatctttaCGCTAAACTACtgttttatctcttcttcttcttcaagatttcTCCTTTCCTCTCCGAccaccactcacccaccggcACCATGGTAAGGATCAAGAtgaaggccaccggcggaccgttcatgtggaagaaattAGGGCTTCCGAGACCCGTCCCTTCCGACAGCGATGACGAGGCGCAAGATGCCCTTCCACCAGCCACCGCCAGCGCCGAAACACCACCGGCCACAAGCACAGGAACAGGACGCACCGATTCACCGGCCGTCCAGATATATCGCCGGCAAAAGAAACGGCCAAGAACGCCGCCATCCACATTAGCCCCGACGGCAGGCCCTGAGGGCAAAAAGTTCCCCGAAACCACCACTCCCACCGGCCACAgccagaaacggccaagaactcAGTCGCCACCGAGGTTCGAGCCAGAACCGGAACCTACCATCGCCAAAGACACTGATGCGCCAACTGATTCCACCAGCGATGTGCCCAATGATGTGCCCAACGCTGTGCCCAGCCATATGCCAAGCAATGTGCTTAGCGATGTGCCCACAGACACACTCAGTGATATGCCCAGCAATTTGCCCAGGCCAACACACCCAGATCACATCGTCAAAGCACTGACATTCAACAAAATTTCTGAACGCACCAGGCTGCTTAAAATTTCATCCTTACCATATCATCCAGGTAAGTATATCCATCATGCCACCCTTGGAGCACTGAAACTACATTCCCAGGTACGTTCTCTAATTTCTGCTATTGGCTGGGACACTTTCTTCCTCCTGCGCATGCCATCCTTCCTGGAACTCACACAGGAGTTTTTCAccacattttattttgataaacctGCCATGCACAACATACACACACCTGGCACCATTGGATTTAGATTGTTGGGGAAGCAATTTCGCTTATCCCTGCAGGAGTTCGCCAtagccatgggctgtgaatgcccaCAGTCAACCTGGGACTTCCCTGCTGAGTTTGATCAAAACTCTGCGTACTTGGAACTCAGTGATAATCCACCTGACTCATACTCACCCACTAGGTCCAAGGACCTATACCTCAGCAACCCCAGTCTGAAATACCTTCACAGATACCTGGCCTACACATTctctgggaggaaggatgcctccaacatcctgaccagaactgAGTTGTATTTcctttggtgcatgcacaggggcAGGAAAATACATCTTGGAtattgggttgccacccaactaTCCAGCATTATACAATATAATAGGCCCTTGATTTTTGGTCCtttgatcactgccattgcagtgaatctcAAGCTATTGCACCCCGCATATACTGACCTCTCCCCcacccccaaaacaacccccttggACTTACGCACAttggatgatatggggttgctttgtaAGGTGGGGGATTTTTTTCTATTGCACCTGCAGGTCCAGTAAcgccacgccatgagcgtgtttTCAGAAGGAAGAAAGTCACCATAAGCACCAGCACACAGCAGCCAGCCTCCACCACAGAACCAGTAAATGAGGCAACCCAGGCAATAGGCCAAGGACCAGCAAATGAGCCACCACCAGCAGCCCCTCAgcaggatgctcctcagccacacgaagacgaagcccccaaccagacagtcGAGGCTCGTCTCAGTAGGATTGAGGACTAAATGCAgaggatggagcacttgttgaacctgctggtggaccactttctgccccagcaccgtcACTGATAGCGATCTGCCCAGTAATTTGCCCAGTACTTGctcaagtcactggtcaaatcacccccaggccaggaaatctctttccctttcctttttcattcttttatatatatacttacacattgaggacaatatgtgggataggtgtgggggtactggagagtcTTTATTCCATTC
Coding sequences within it:
- the LOC110602062 gene encoding cell surface glycoprotein 1-like; the protein is MVRIKMKATGGPFMWKKLGLPRPVPSDSDDEAQDALPPATASAETPPATSTGTGRTDSPAVQIYRRQKKRPRTPPSTLAPTAGPEGKKFPETTTPTGHSQKRPRTQSPPRFEPEPEPTIAKDTDAPTDSTSDVPNDVPNAVPSHMPSNVLSDVPTDTLSDMPSNLPRPTHPDHIVKALTFNKISERTRLLKISSLPYHPGKYIHHATLGALKLHSQEFAIAMGCECPQSTWDFPAEFDQNSAYLELSPVTPRHERVFRRKKVTISTSTQQPASTTEPVNEATQAIGQGPANEPPPAAPQQDAPQPHEDEAPNQTVEARLSRIED